The proteins below are encoded in one region of Peribacillus muralis:
- a CDS encoding flagellar hook-basal body protein: MLRGFYTAASGMITQQRRTELLTNNMSNANTTGYKADQTSVRSFPELLISNMGGKTIPTENKLGIPQISKVGALSTGVYVQEANPLFTQGTLEETGLNTDMALADENLPINEDRRKGSVLFTVQDGDGGLRYTRNGSFTLDGQGYLTTPSGHYVLNENKERIKLESDRFTVTDDGVILEGNIQTARLGIGYSDDPSSQLMKDGEGLYKAVGDEELPSAYAAVEGGFSTKQGFLEGSNVDQSRTMTEMMSAYRSFESSQKVLQAYDKSLDKAVNEVGRL; this comes from the coding sequence ATGCTAAGAGGGTTTTATACAGCTGCTTCCGGGATGATTACACAGCAAAGGCGCACTGAATTACTCACAAACAATATGTCCAATGCAAATACAACAGGGTATAAAGCGGATCAGACGAGTGTAAGGTCATTTCCGGAATTGCTTATCAGCAACATGGGGGGCAAAACGATTCCTACTGAAAATAAATTGGGAATCCCTCAAATCTCCAAGGTTGGGGCCCTCAGTACCGGCGTCTACGTACAGGAGGCTAACCCGTTATTCACCCAGGGTACATTGGAGGAAACAGGGCTCAATACCGATATGGCCTTGGCTGATGAGAACCTGCCGATCAATGAAGATCGACGGAAAGGTTCTGTGCTTTTTACTGTCCAGGATGGAGATGGCGGACTCCGTTATACACGGAACGGCAGCTTTACCCTTGATGGGCAAGGATATTTAACTACCCCTTCAGGTCACTATGTCCTGAATGAAAATAAGGAACGGATCAAGCTAGAGAGCGACAGGTTCACCGTTACGGATGACGGTGTCATTTTAGAGGGGAATATTCAAACCGCACGACTGGGCATCGGCTATTCAGATGATCCATCTTCCCAGCTGATGAAGGACGGGGAAGGCCTGTATAAGGCTGTGGGGGATGAGGAATTGCCTAGCGCATATGCGGCTGTTGAAGGCGGTTTTTCCACCAAGCAAGGCTTCCTGGAAGGCTCAAATGTCGATCAATCGAGAACGATGACGGAAATGATGTCCGCATATCGCTCGTTTGAATCCAGTCAGAAGGTCCTTCAAGCCTATGATAAAAGTTTGGATAAAGCGGTCAATGAAGTTGGCAGGCTTTAA
- a CDS encoding DNA-directed RNA polymerase subunit beta, producing the protein MEQQNRVMRQQIEEEIIEVETKPSRRIRVRLLPIWLRLLIVIGLIFIAALSGALLGYSVIGGGHALDVFQKSTWTHIIDIVNKGA; encoded by the coding sequence ATGGAACAACAAAATCGCGTAATGAGACAACAGATTGAAGAAGAGATAATTGAAGTCGAGACGAAACCGAGCCGTAGAATCAGGGTGCGTCTTTTGCCAATTTGGCTTCGTTTACTCATTGTTATTGGATTGATATTCATTGCTGCATTATCAGGTGCGCTTTTAGGCTACAGTGTCATTGGGGGAGGACATGCACTGGATGTTTTCCAAAAATCCACATGGACCCATATTATTGATATAGTGAACAAGGGCGCGTAA
- a CDS encoding flagellar hook-basal body protein: MNRTMMTATNTLNQLQSKIDQISNNIANVDTNAYKKTQTSFNDLLTQSFNNQPNESKEKGRLTAPGIRQGTGAMLSQSQLVLSQGAIKTTDRNLDAALTKEDQFFTVSVQDGKGVNTRLTRDGAFYLSPNANDPDQMILVTSAGHKVLDENGEPILIAGNITDIKITEDGVLKVETEENGEESFGLGIVSVKKPQFLDRLGGNLLGLPENINRLDVNVDDIMTALTGASRNQIAVRQGALESSNVDLSKEMSDLINVQRSYQFQSRSITMADQMSGLINGIR, translated from the coding sequence TTGAATAGGACCATGATGACAGCGACAAATACGCTGAACCAACTTCAAAGCAAAATTGACCAAATAAGCAATAATATCGCCAATGTTGATACGAATGCCTACAAAAAGACCCAAACGAGCTTCAATGACTTATTGACACAGAGTTTCAATAATCAACCGAATGAGTCCAAGGAAAAAGGAAGGCTGACGGCACCTGGCATCCGGCAGGGAACAGGCGCTATGCTAAGCCAATCTCAATTGGTGCTTTCACAGGGAGCAATAAAGACGACAGACCGTAACCTTGATGCTGCATTGACTAAGGAAGACCAATTCTTCACTGTGAGCGTTCAGGATGGTAAAGGGGTCAATACAAGGCTGACACGGGATGGTGCATTTTACTTATCACCCAATGCCAATGATCCCGATCAAATGATACTGGTTACATCCGCCGGACATAAGGTTCTCGACGAAAATGGTGAACCCATCCTTATTGCTGGGAATATTACGGACATTAAGATTACGGAAGATGGAGTCCTGAAGGTAGAAACTGAGGAAAATGGTGAAGAAAGCTTCGGACTTGGCATCGTCTCGGTCAAGAAGCCGCAATTTCTTGACAGGCTAGGCGGAAATTTACTTGGCCTGCCTGAAAACATCAATCGCCTTGATGTAAACGTGGATGATATCATGACTGCTTTAACCGGTGCTTCCCGAAATCAAATAGCTGTACGCCAAGGTGCACTAGAGTCATCCAATGTCGATTTATCAAAAGAAATGTCTGATTTGATCAATGTTCAGCGATCGTACCAGTTCCAATCCCGATCCATCACGATGGCAGATCAAATGAGTGGATTAATCAATGGTATCCGTTAA